In one Gracilinanus agilis isolate LMUSP501 chromosome 6, AgileGrace, whole genome shotgun sequence genomic region, the following are encoded:
- the LOC123251730 gene encoding transcription factor E2F8-like, which translates to MYVSEEEGEDNHVISLGCSLIHSSRGVPGYANRLKKGETYLLAGMKINDQVMNLVVRRASKIRRLYDIANVLSSLELIKKVHVTEERGRKPAFKWTGPEICPNSSVLSPITSFDSSDLEPPQSSKDQCAKNLFSTTGKPNFTRHPSLIKLVKSIENDRRKISSAPSSPIKTNKAESSLKSVPFPSKMAQLAAICKMQLEEQSSELKKKVKMQLTRPTVHCQSLDLIANPEPNRTMSSSQTPSLIQPLGVLPLIHSPLSSAVPVIVPHAHSGTSYAIYLHPSQAQTVTPQNLNSTVHTVPCTNVTGMKGSADNTNSHLLTTKMSTEKVPGDAVKADGTTKPGKALPTPEGPTPRNEEREPTAERCLKRQSMLEDNNSKKKLKEDLKGLENVSATLFPSGYLIPLTQCPSLGTESILSHKENAGACSPNNRIYNSPITGVIPVTTSDLTAVNFPTFHVTPLKLMVSPTSVGTVPVVSSPSLPSSSHSIPVQNPSSAIVNFTLQHLGLISPGVQVSTGGGPGSVPASPRIEPVGTTSDSAATQGKHDSPVAGQSQLNGQAVTLTTVPQPVPVTPKGSQLMTENFFRTPGGPSKLLASTCDDLDGANKASLGPLFVPQRKLEVSTEDVH; encoded by the exons ATGTACGTatcagaggaggagggagaggacaaCCATGTCATAAGTCTTGGCTGTTCTCTGATCCACAGCAGCAGGGGTGTGCCAGGATATGCCAACAGACTGAAAAAGGGAGAGACCTACCTCCTAGCAGGGATG AAAATTAATGACCAGGTGATGAATTTGGTGGTGAGACGAGCAT CTAAAATTAGGAGGCTATATGATATAGCGAATGTTTTGAGTAGTCTGGAGCTTATCAAGAAAGTTCATGTTACGGAAGAAAGAGGCCGAAAACCAGCTTTCAAGTGGACAGGGCCAGAAATCTGTCCAAATTCCTCAg TTCTGAGCCCTATAACTTCCTTTGACTCATCTGATTTGGAGCCACCTCAGTCCTCTAAAGATCAGTGTGCTAAAAATCTCTTCTCTACTACTGGGAAACCAAACTTTACGAGGCATCCATCTCTAATAAAACTAGTAAAGAGTATAGAAAATGACCGGAGAAAGATAAGTTCTGCTCCCAGTAGCCCCATCAAAACCAATAAAG CTGAGAGTTCTCTGAAGTCAGTGCCCTTCCCAAGTAAGATGGCTCAACTTGCAGCTATTTGCAAAATGCAATTAGAAGAGCAATCAAG tgaACTAAAAAAGAAGGTGAAAATGCAATTGACAAGACCTACAGTGCACTGTCAGTCTCTTGACCTCATAGCAAATCCTGAGCCTAATCGAACCATGTCCTCTTCTCAGACTCCATCTCTCATTCAGCCACTAGGTGTCCTACCTCTGATCCACAGCCCCTTATCTTCTGCAGTGCCTGTCATTGTACCTCATGCCCATTCGGGTACCTCCTATGCAATCTATCTGCATCCCTCCCAGGCCCAAACTGTGACACCTCAAAACCTAAATTCCACTGTGCACACTGTTCCCTGTACTAATGTAACTGGAATGAAAGGTTCTGCCGATAATACTAATTCACATCTCTTAACTACTAAAATGAGCACGGAAAAAGTCCCTGGTGATGCAGTCAAAGCCGATGGCACCACTAAGCCCGGGAAAGCATTGCCCACCCCCGAAGGACCAACGCCGAGGAACGAAGAAAGAGAGCCAACTGCCGAAAGATGTTTGAAGAGACAGAGCATGCTGGAGGACAACAATTccaaaaaaaaacttaaagaagATCTAAAAGGACTTGAAAATGTCTCCGCA accTTGTTTCCATCAGGATACCTCATTCCTCTCACACAGTGCCCATCGCTTGGTACAGAGTCCATTTTATCTCATAAGGAAAATGCAGGTGCTTGTTCTCCAAATAATAGGATCTACAACTCACCGATTACAG GCGTTATTCCTGTGACAACATCTGACCTCACCGCTGTGAATTTCCCCACTTTCCATGTGACGCCTTTGAAGCTGATGGTTTCCCCCACTTCTGTGGGCACCGTGCCTGTCGTCAGcagtccctccctcccctcttcaagCCACTCTATCCCCGTCCAAAACCCAAGCTCGGCCATTGTCAACTTTACCCTTCAGCACCTGGGGCTGATCTCTCCGGGGGTGCAGGTGTCCACAGGTGGGGGGCCCGGCTCCGTGCCAGCTTCTCCAAGGATAGAGCCCGTCGGCACGACGTCCGACAGCGCCGCCACCCAAGGAAAGCACGATTCCCCCGTGGCCGGGCAGAGTCAGCTGAACGGACAAGCGGTCACTCTGACTACGGTACCGCAG